In a single window of the Eshraghiella crossota genome:
- a CDS encoding PDDEXK nuclease domain-containing protein: MNTIGVVLCSDTDEDMARYSLLHYNDQMFMSKYKLYLRSEEELKQEIETQKMIFELQQSEKRF, encoded by the coding sequence ATGAATACAATTGGAGTTGTACTATGTTCTGATACAGATGAAGATATGGCGAGATATTCTCTACTTCATTATAATGATCAGATGTTTATGTCGAAATACAAGTTATATCTTCGTTCAGAGGAAGAACTGAAACAGGAGATTGAGACACAAAAAATGATATTTGAGTTACAGCAAAGTGAAAAAAGATTTTAG
- a CDS encoding type I restriction endonuclease, whose translation MNEITYNRQWYYSADNKNSVDMVIAVNGIPVFAFELKNQYTGQNVDNAKRQWMYDRDPREICFQFNKHILAYFCVDQTEVWVTTKLDGKDTYFLPFNQGSNGAGNNGGKGNPANPNGYPTAYLWEKVFRKDSMMDILQKFIHLQVKDDKKLLTNGTEQIIKKKTLIFPRYHQLDVVRKLIEDVKQNGPGKNYLIQHSAGSGKSNSIAWTAYRLASLHNELNQPVFSSVVVVTDRTVLDAQLQETISSFDHTLRAVETIDDKKNQ comes from the coding sequence ATGAATGAAATCACATACAATCGGCAATGGTACTATTCTGCAGATAATAAAAATTCTGTTGATATGGTAATTGCGGTAAATGGTATTCCTGTTTTTGCATTTGAGTTAAAGAATCAATACACAGGACAGAATGTAGATAATGCGAAAAGACAATGGATGTACGACAGAGATCCAAGAGAAATATGCTTTCAATTTAATAAGCACATCCTTGCATATTTTTGTGTAGATCAGACTGAAGTGTGGGTGACAACTAAATTAGATGGAAAAGATACATATTTTCTTCCGTTTAATCAGGGTTCCAATGGTGCCGGTAATAATGGAGGAAAGGGCAATCCGGCAAATCCAAACGGATATCCAACGGCATATCTTTGGGAGAAGGTTTTTCGAAAAGATAGTATGATGGATATTTTGCAAAAGTTTATTCATTTGCAGGTAAAAGATGATAAAAAACTTTTGACAAATGGTACAGAACAGATTATCAAGAAAAAGACTCTTATATTTCCAAGATATCATCAGCTTGATGTTGTACGAAAGTTGATTGAAGATGTAAAGCAAAATGGACCAGGAAAGAATTACCTTATACAGCATTCAGCAGGTTCTGGTAAATCAAATTCTATTGCTTGGACAGCATACAGATTGGCATCATTACATAATGAATTGAATCAACCCGTATTCAGCAGTGTTGTGGTAGTAACCGATCGTACCGTATTGGATGCACAACTTCAAGAAACAATCTCTAGTTTTGATCATACATTGAGAGCAGTTGAAACAATAGATGATAAAAAAAATCAGTAG
- a CDS encoding restriction endonuclease subunit S, giving the protein MKLCDFESDYEIPNNWVWCNLGLLFNHNTGKALNSANSEGKALTYITTSNVYWNRFELNDLKSMPFTDSEIEKCTIKKGDLLVCEGGDIGRAAIWNFDNEIRIQNHLHRLRAYDYIQTAFYYYVLYAFKLSGKISGNGIGLQGLSSNALHNIIVPVPPIEEQKNIVMSIEKLMLSIDNIESHKNILAICIENTKAKILELAIRGKLVPQDPNDEPASVLLERIRAEKEELIKQGKIKRDKKESVIFKGDDNSYYQDLPSNWINIRLSAISEIITKGTTPRGGKIAYRQSGIGFLRAENIAGYDKLDLSNLNYVDEESHKNYLKRSILKENDILITIAGTLGRTAIVPQHALPLNSNQAVAIVRLVNNKLINVKYLAYTLNSPIIKSDLLAKSVDMAIPNLSLDNIAECNISLPPLAEQKRIVEAIEKIFATLDDIANQVE; this is encoded by the coding sequence GTGAAACTTTGTGACTTTGAAAGTGATTATGAAATTCCCAATAACTGGGTTTGGTGTAATTTAGGCTTGTTATTTAATCACAATACGGGCAAGGCACTAAATTCAGCTAATAGTGAAGGCAAAGCACTAACATATATCACAACATCAAATGTATATTGGAACCGATTTGAATTAAACGACTTAAAGTCAATGCCTTTTACTGATTCTGAAATAGAAAAATGCACTATTAAAAAAGGCGATTTGTTAGTTTGCGAAGGTGGCGATATTGGACGAGCTGCAATTTGGAATTTTGATAATGAAATAAGAATTCAAAATCATCTTCATAGATTAAGAGCATATGATTATATTCAAACTGCATTTTATTATTATGTTTTGTATGCATTCAAGTTAAGTGGAAAAATAAGTGGTAACGGTATTGGTTTGCAAGGACTTTCATCAAATGCTTTGCATAATATCATTGTTCCGGTTCCCCCAATCGAAGAACAAAAGAATATTGTAATGTCAATAGAAAAACTTATGTTATCAATTGATAATATTGAAAGTCATAAAAATATATTGGCAATCTGTATAGAGAACACAAAAGCAAAAATACTCGAGCTTGCGATAAGAGGTAAACTTGTTCCGCAAGACCCGAATGATGAACCGGCTTCAGTTCTTCTTGAACGCATACGAGCCGAAAAAGAAGAACTGATTAAACAAGGCAAAATTAAGCGTGATAAGAAGGAATCTGTCATCTTCAAAGGTGATGATAACTCTTATTATCAAGATTTGCCAAGTAATTGGATTAACATTAGATTATCAGCTATATCTGAAATAATCACAAAAGGAACGACGCCGAGAGGCGGAAAAATAGCATACCGTCAATCCGGAATAGGTTTTTTACGAGCTGAAAATATCGCCGGATATGACAAATTGGATTTGTCGAACTTAAATTATGTAGATGAAGAATCTCATAAGAATTATCTTAAAAGGTCGATATTGAAAGAAAATGATATATTGATAACAATAGCTGGTACATTAGGAAGAACTGCCATTGTCCCTCAACATGCACTACCATTAAATAGTAATCAAGCTGTTGCAATTGTTAGGCTTGTTAATAACAAGTTAATAAATGTAAAATACTTGGCTTACACTTTAAATTCACCAATAATTAAAAGTGATTTACTTGCCAAGTCAGTTGATATGGCTATTCCTAATTTATCGTTAGATAATATTGCAGAATGTAATATTTCACTTCCACCTCTTGCAGAACAAAAACGAATTGTAGAAGCAATTGAAAAAATATTTGCTACACTTGATGATATTGCAAACCAAGTAGAATAA
- a CDS encoding tyrosine-type recombinase/integrase gives MKAKQTFEEYLRKGNLSGNTITSYLWTVNYFTDHYDTVNKENLLAYKGYLMEFFKPKTVNLRIQAINKYLEYLGKAKLTLKAVKVQQKNFLENVISNADYIFLKKQLKKDGNMEWYFVVWYLAATGARVSELIQIKIEHIEIGYFDLYTKGGKLRRLYIPQKLKKETLEWLEETNRSSGYLFLNRYGDRITTRGISQQLKNYADKYGLDKKVVYPHSFRHRYAKNFLEKYSDIALLADLMGHESIETTRIYLRRTASEQQALVDKIVTW, from the coding sequence ATGAAGGCAAAACAAACATTTGAAGAATATTTGAGAAAGGGTAATCTATCCGGAAATACAATTACATCGTATCTGTGGACAGTGAATTATTTTACTGATCATTACGATACAGTAAACAAAGAAAATTTACTCGCTTATAAAGGCTACTTAATGGAATTCTTCAAGCCTAAGACTGTAAACTTACGCATACAGGCAATAAACAAATATCTTGAATATTTAGGAAAAGCAAAATTAACATTAAAGGCTGTAAAGGTACAGCAAAAAAATTTTTTGGAAAATGTTATCAGTAATGCAGATTATATTTTTTTGAAAAAGCAGCTAAAAAAAGATGGCAATATGGAATGGTATTTTGTTGTTTGGTATCTGGCTGCTACCGGAGCAAGAGTAAGTGAATTGATACAAATCAAAATTGAACATATCGAAATCGGCTATTTTGATTTATACACGAAAGGTGGAAAATTACGACGACTTTACATTCCACAAAAATTAAAAAAAGAAACTCTTGAATGGCTGGAGGAAACAAACCGTTCTTCCGGCTATCTGTTTCTAAATCGTTACGGCGACAGAATTACTACTCGTGGTATTTCGCAACAGCTTAAAAATTATGCAGATAAATATGGTCTTGATAAAAAGGTAGTTTATCCTCATTCATTCCGCCACAGATATGCAAAGAACTTTCTTGAAAAATACAGCGATATTGCCTTGCTTGCTGACCTTATGGGACACGAAAGTATTGAAACAACACGAATATACCTTCGCCGTACTGCAAGCGAACAACAGGCTCTTGTTGATAAAATTGTAACTTGGTAA
- a CDS encoding N-6 DNA methylase has product MLDLNIKMLLEKEYMNVEKNGYDIASRLRNFGISNYYKVVSAAYAAYLAKANQLEDLQSLLNYINTELPDEQQYFLKDQTSDVYWMSVIEISKVYTVETLLAVVLWMTNSMDGRKFGGESETPLSIVKLAYGLLKPENESIADFCSGTGVFLSYAAQMNKGSLYYGIEINTLAKELSEIRMSLLTDNHLIRQGSVFSMDADRTFDKIFSDSPWNVRSWKANSDEQTINEIEQIVPELKRATTADWHFIVNVMRHLKEEGKAVVTSSNGLTWNGGISKAIRERIVKLGWLEAVISLPANLYSTTSIPTSILVLSKKDNKGVRLIDASDMATVGRRQNELDDEAINEILELMTKNSANSKLVSIDEIATQDYAINPSRYLQKEVKVENGVPLGDLIVNITRGAQLKASELDELVSDKPTSYQYLMLANIQDGIISEDLPYLKELDKKQEKYCIKNNSLVISKNGAPVKVAVAYVEKGKQILANGNLYIIELDETKADPYYVKAYLESENGAIALSRVTVGATLPNIPVDGLKKVLIPNPDMDTQKKVAEKYLTKVDEIKVLKYRLQKATSDLRSIFEEG; this is encoded by the coding sequence ATGTTAGATTTGAATATTAAAATGCTGCTGGAAAAAGAATATATGAATGTTGAAAAAAATGGATATGATATAGCTTCACGTTTAAGAAACTTTGGAATCTCTAACTATTACAAAGTTGTAAGTGCTGCATATGCGGCGTATTTAGCCAAGGCAAATCAGTTAGAAGATTTACAAAGTCTTTTGAACTATATAAATACAGAACTTCCGGATGAACAACAGTATTTTCTAAAGGATCAGACATCTGACGTATATTGGATGAGCGTAATCGAAATTTCAAAAGTATATACGGTTGAAACACTATTGGCGGTTGTATTATGGATGACAAATTCAATGGACGGAAGAAAATTTGGTGGTGAATCGGAAACACCACTTAGCATTGTGAAGTTGGCATATGGATTGCTAAAACCGGAGAATGAGAGTATTGCAGATTTCTGTAGTGGCACGGGAGTATTTTTGTCATATGCAGCACAGATGAATAAGGGTAGCTTGTATTATGGTATTGAAATTAATACTTTGGCGAAAGAGTTATCTGAAATAAGAATGTCATTACTTACAGACAATCACTTGATACGACAAGGGTCTGTATTTTCAATGGATGCAGATAGAACATTTGATAAAATCTTCAGTGATAGTCCATGGAATGTAAGGTCATGGAAAGCAAATTCTGATGAACAAACGATAAATGAAATAGAGCAGATAGTTCCAGAATTAAAAAGGGCAACAACAGCAGATTGGCATTTCATTGTGAATGTGATGCGTCATCTAAAAGAAGAAGGAAAAGCAGTTGTTACATCTTCAAATGGTTTGACATGGAATGGTGGGATTAGTAAGGCAATTAGAGAAAGAATTGTAAAATTAGGATGGCTTGAGGCAGTAATTTCTCTTCCGGCTAATTTGTATTCAACGACTTCAATACCGACCTCAATTCTTGTATTGAGTAAAAAAGATAATAAAGGTGTAAGACTAATTGATGCAAGTGATATGGCAACAGTAGGACGTAGACAGAATGAGTTGGATGATGAAGCTATTAATGAAATATTGGAATTAATGACTAAGAATTCAGCCAACTCGAAGTTAGTATCTATAGATGAAATTGCTACACAAGATTATGCCATTAATCCATCCAGATATTTACAGAAAGAAGTAAAAGTTGAAAATGGAGTTCCGCTTGGAGACTTGATTGTTAATATAACAAGGGGAGCACAGTTAAAGGCATCGGAATTAGATGAGCTGGTTTCTGACAAACCTACATCATATCAATATTTGATGTTAGCCAATATTCAGGATGGTATCATAAGCGAAGATTTACCATATTTGAAAGAATTGGACAAGAAACAAGAAAAATATTGTATAAAAAATAATAGTCTAGTTATTTCAAAAAATGGAGCACCTGTGAAAGTAGCAGTTGCGTATGTTGAAAAAGGAAAGCAGATATTAGCAAATGGTAATTTGTACATAATCGAATTAGATGAGACAAAAGCCGATCCATATTACGTTAAGGCATACTTAGAAAGTGAAAATGGTGCAATAGCGCTTTCAAGAGTTACAGTTGGTGCTACATTGCCTAATATTCCGGTAGATGGATTAAAAAAAGTATTAATACCGAATCCTGACATGGATACTCAAAAGAAAGTAGCTGAAAAATATTTGACAAAGGTAGATGAAATAAAGGTATTGAAGTACAGATTGCAGAAGGCAACATCAGATTTGAGAAGTATTTTCGAGGAGGGATAA
- a CDS encoding type I restriction-modification system subunit M N-terminal domain-containing protein, giving the protein MSGNDKINVVETNIAEKAQVIWNVADMLRGPFKPHEYNWSCTMF; this is encoded by the coding sequence ATGTCAGGAAATGATAAGATAAATGTAGTGGAAACTAATATTGCGGAGAAAGCACAGGTTATTTGGAATGTAGCAGATATGTTACGAGGTCCATTCAAACCACATGAATACAATTGGAGTTGTACTATGTTCTGA
- a CDS encoding HsdM family class I SAM-dependent methyltransferase, with translation MTENQIKTESALIKKVGDIANVMAAAGVGFTDYITQLTYILFLKMDEEKEEMGLESTIPDGYKWKDLVNLNGTDLIEKYEEILRELAKEEGLIGTIFTKAANKIDSPVKLAKIIEMVKSENWYMMEGDLKGAIYESILEKNGQDKKSGAGQYFTPRALIQAMVDVTDPQITETVADPACGTAGFLLAAYEHMKKQAKNSNQLTNLKNNALFGADNTPLVVTLASMNLYLHDIGTHTSPIVCQDSLLDTSDKMYDVILANPPFGTRPQGSGEVSAVRSDFIKTSDNQVNFLQHIMSIVKTGGRVAVVLPDNVLTDGNATAKVREKLLKDFNLHTILRLPTGIFYANGVKTNVLFFEKGSPTEDIWVYDYRIGIKHTLVQKPLTREHLDDFVSCYCSGHMQDRVPTYSEENPNGRWRKFTKDEVYSRDQLKLDFKWIVSEEDDDRTLAEMILQIKEESANIAKAVAELEKLIGEVDE, from the coding sequence ATGACAGAAAATCAAATTAAAACTGAATCGGCTCTTATCAAAAAGGTTGGAGACATAGCAAATGTTATGGCTGCTGCCGGTGTCGGTTTTACAGATTATATTACTCAGCTTACATATATACTTTTTCTTAAAATGGATGAAGAAAAAGAGGAAATGGGGCTTGAAAGCACTATTCCTGATGGATACAAGTGGAAAGACCTTGTTAATTTAAACGGAACAGATTTAATTGAAAAATACGAAGAAATTTTAAGGGAACTAGCAAAAGAAGAAGGATTAATAGGCACTATCTTTACAAAGGCTGCAAACAAAATTGATAGTCCTGTAAAACTTGCAAAAATCATTGAAATGGTTAAGAGTGAAAACTGGTATATGATGGAAGGCGATTTAAAAGGTGCTATCTATGAATCTATTCTTGAAAAGAATGGACAAGATAAGAAAAGTGGTGCCGGTCAGTATTTCACTCCTCGTGCTCTTATTCAAGCAATGGTTGATGTAACAGACCCACAAATTACAGAAACTGTTGCAGATCCTGCTTGTGGTACAGCTGGATTTTTACTTGCAGCTTATGAACATATGAAGAAGCAGGCTAAAAATTCCAATCAATTAACAAATTTGAAAAACAATGCATTATTTGGAGCTGATAATACTCCGCTTGTTGTAACGCTTGCGTCTATGAACTTATACTTACACGATATAGGTACTCATACCAGTCCTATTGTGTGCCAAGATTCGTTGCTCGATACATCGGATAAAATGTATGATGTTATTCTTGCCAACCCGCCATTTGGTACAAGACCGCAAGGAAGTGGTGAAGTCTCTGCTGTTCGCAGTGATTTTATAAAAACATCGGACAATCAGGTTAATTTTTTACAGCATATTATGTCAATCGTTAAAACCGGTGGCAGAGTTGCTGTTGTTCTTCCTGATAATGTTCTTACCGATGGAAATGCAACTGCAAAGGTTAGAGAAAAATTACTTAAAGATTTTAACCTTCACACGATATTGCGACTTCCTACAGGAATTTTCTATGCAAACGGAGTTAAGACGAATGTCCTTTTCTTTGAAAAAGGAAGTCCGACCGAGGATATATGGGTTTATGACTATCGTATTGGAATTAAGCATACTTTAGTTCAAAAGCCTCTTACAAGGGAACATCTTGACGATTTTGTCTCTTGCTATTGTTCCGGTCATATGCAAGACCGTGTACCTACATATTCTGAAGAAAATCCAAACGGAAGATGGAGAAAATTCACAAAAGATGAGGTTTATTCTCGTGACCAGTTGAAATTAGACTTTAAATGGATTGTCAGTGAAGAAGATGATGACCGCACATTAGCCGAAATGATTTTACAAATAAAAGAGGAATCAGCAAATATTGCAAAAGCAGTTGCTGAACTTGAAAAACTTATAGGAGAGGTGGACGAGTAA
- a CDS encoding type I restriction endonuclease subunit S: MPSGWVVTNFETLLSYEQPTNYIVKNTNYNSEYETPVLTAGKSFILGYTDEKENIFSELPVIIFDDFTTESKFVDFPFKVKSSAMKILHINTDLVLPKFAFYLMQATQIDHDNHQRYWISTYSQELLGLPPINEQKRILSALEHYFSLIEMIS; encoded by the coding sequence TTGCCTTCCGGTTGGGTTGTAACAAACTTTGAAACATTGCTTTCGTATGAACAACCAACTAATTATATCGTTAAAAATACAAACTATAACTCTGAATACGAAACACCGGTTCTTACAGCCGGAAAATCTTTCATATTGGGTTACACTGATGAAAAAGAAAATATTTTCTCTGAATTGCCTGTAATAATTTTTGATGACTTTACTACCGAAAGCAAGTTTGTTGATTTCCCATTTAAGGTAAAATCATCAGCAATGAAGATACTTCATATCAATACTGATTTAGTGTTGCCTAAATTTGCATTTTACCTTATGCAGGCAACGCAAATTGACCACGATAATCATCAAAGATACTGGATTTCTACTTATAGTCAAGAACTACTCGGATTACCACCGATAAATGAGCAAAAAAGAATTTTATCAGCATTAGAGCATTATTTTTCACTGATAGAAATGATTAGTTAA
- a CDS encoding restriction endonuclease subunit S has translation MDTKALRQKILDLAIRGKLVPQDPNDEPASVLIERIRAEKLQMVKDGKLKPKDIKNDTIIFKGDDNLHYEKFADGTVKCIEEEIPFEVPEGWAWCRLNSIVDVRDGTHDTPTYVDKGIPLITSKNLVEGGIDYSNVKYISEKDAISINERSGVNIGDILFAMIGTIGNPSMVTEDILISIKNVALFKFTFSKNLSNHFVMYFLDYAQEDMKNKPSGGLQPFVSLNFLRTYLVPVPPVEEQQRIVSILADSINKIRNIDILKNELTASVKKAKSKILDLAIRGKLVPQDPNAEPASVLLERIRAEKEELIKQGKIKRDKKESIIFRGDDNSYYEKISNDVTCIDDEISFDIPDTWSWTRISTITDITMGSSPKSQDICNDNQYIEFHQGKIYFSKKTLMKSNQYTRKTTKLAPKQSVLLCVRAPVGELNITDRDICIGRGLASIKSLGNINEEFIFYWLHPYKTYLVNQSTGSTFSAITSDTVRNILIPLPPLMEQKEILNKIQKVFTLLENLETVN, from the coding sequence ATGGATACCAAAGCATTAAGACAAAAAATTTTGGATTTGGCTATCCGTGGTAAACTTGTGCCACAAGACCCGAATGATGAGCCAGCATCTGTTCTTATTGAGCGTATTCGTGCTGAAAAACTACAAATGGTCAAAGACGGAAAACTAAAACCTAAGGATATTAAAAATGATACTATCATATTCAAAGGTGATGATAATTTACATTATGAGAAGTTCGCCGATGGAACCGTAAAATGTATCGAGGAAGAAATACCGTTTGAAGTGCCGGAGGGGTGGGCTTGGTGCAGGTTGAATTCTATAGTAGATGTTCGTGATGGAACACATGATACTCCAACATATGTGGATAAGGGAATACCATTGATCACCAGTAAAAATCTTGTTGAAGGTGGTATTGATTATAGCAATGTAAAATATATATCAGAAAAAGATGCTATCAGTATAAATGAACGCTCCGGTGTAAATATTGGTGATATCCTATTTGCAATGATTGGAACAATTGGGAATCCATCTATGGTTACTGAAGATATTTTGATTTCAATAAAGAATGTTGCTTTATTCAAGTTTACATTTAGTAAGAATTTAAGCAATCATTTTGTAATGTATTTTCTTGATTATGCACAAGAAGATATGAAAAACAAGCCCTCTGGAGGATTACAACCATTTGTTTCTCTAAATTTTTTGAGAACATATTTAGTTCCCGTTCCACCTGTAGAAGAACAACAGAGAATAGTATCCATTCTTGCTGATAGTATTAATAAGATTCGCAACATAGATATCCTTAAAAATGAACTTACAGCTTCTGTAAAAAAAGCAAAATCTAAAATCCTCGACCTTGCTATCCGTGGCAAGCTTGTACCTCAAGACCCGAATGCCGAGCCGGCTTCTGTACTTTTAGAACGTATTCGTGCAGAGAAGGAGGAACTGATAAAGCAGGGCAAAATCAAGCGTGATAAGAAGGAATCTATTATCTTTCGAGGTGATGATAACTCTTATTATGAGAAGATAAGCAATGATGTTACTTGTATTGATGATGAAATATCTTTTGATATCCCTGATACTTGGAGTTGGACGAGAATATCAACTATTACTGATATCACAATGGGTTCTTCGCCGAAAAGTCAAGATATATGTAATGATAACCAGTATATTGAATTTCATCAGGGGAAAATATATTTTTCAAAGAAAACATTGATGAAATCCAATCAATATACGCGAAAAACTACTAAACTTGCACCTAAACAATCTGTTTTATTATGTGTAAGAGCACCGGTAGGAGAACTAAATATTACTGACAGAGATATTTGTATTGGCAGAGGCTTAGCATCCATAAAATCATTAGGTAATATCAATGAAGAGTTTATATTTTACTGGTTGCATCCATATAAAACATATTTAGTTAATCAGTCAACAGGAAGTACATTTTCAGCAATAACATCAGATACTGTAAGAAATATTCTTATACCACTCCCGCCACTGATGGAGCAAAAAGAGATTTTAAATAAAATACAAAAGGTATTCACTTTACTTGAAAATTTAGAAACAGTTAACTAA
- a CDS encoding KAP family P-loop NTPase fold protein, producing MRNFEMLPTEENVFSTFCNNVLGRNEDVKYFYEMLMSYDFSASIAIDGRWGSGKTFFVHHVMLLIDAMNSNSNLDSEKRDKIISKVRMDDSIKTELTSMCAVYYDAWKNDNDNEPILSLIYEIASQLCISINSDWIDGKKKFCNLAGTILECLSKKNINNMIECLKSENPFEEIKKQRSIENRISEFFKMIPEERANKVVIFIDELDRCKPIFTIRLLEQIKHYINDDRVMFVFSVNIDELQHTIKKYYGNGFDSCRYLDRFFFQRISLPPTNKTEFYEYMGLGSRYYVDIVTRRICDIYNMQYREMTRYCSQVRTAVYKITHRDVRRCIFPVEKGHVLVINIIVPLIIALRNMDTSKYNNFVNGKDYEPLMTLFSEEDNCLEILRYFLNNKDSSEEKEDKIKITKDEMLMKVYNAIFNNDKEYKSGVMIGGCEFDNKTKEFAIRCSNMMTSSADYSI from the coding sequence ATGAGAAATTTTGAGATGCTTCCAACAGAAGAAAATGTTTTTAGTACATTTTGTAATAATGTTTTGGGGAGAAATGAAGATGTTAAATACTTTTATGAAATGCTTATGTCATATGATTTTTCTGCGTCAATAGCTATTGACGGAAGATGGGGGAGTGGAAAAACATTTTTTGTACACCACGTTATGTTGTTAATTGATGCTATGAATTCAAATTCAAATTTAGATTCTGAAAAAAGAGATAAAATCATATCAAAAGTTCGTATGGATGATAGTATAAAAACAGAATTAACTAGTATGTGTGCTGTATATTATGATGCATGGAAAAATGATAATGATAATGAACCGATTCTTTCACTGATTTATGAAATTGCAAGTCAGTTATGTATCTCTATTAATTCTGATTGGATAGACGGAAAGAAAAAGTTCTGTAATTTAGCAGGAACAATTCTTGAATGCTTAAGTAAAAAAAATATAAATAATATGATTGAGTGTTTAAAGAGTGAAAATCCATTTGAAGAAATTAAAAAGCAAAGAAGCATAGAAAATAGAATTAGCGAATTTTTCAAAATGATTCCAGAGGAGAGGGCAAATAAAGTTGTAATATTTATTGACGAATTAGATAGATGTAAGCCGATATTTACCATTAGATTATTAGAGCAGATAAAACATTACATAAATGATGATCGAGTTATGTTTGTATTTTCGGTCAATATTGATGAATTACAACATACTATCAAAAAATATTATGGTAATGGATTTGACTCATGCAGGTATCTTGACCGTTTTTTCTTTCAAAGGATTTCGTTGCCACCGACGAATAAAACGGAATTTTATGAATACATGGGACTTGGCTCAAGGTATTATGTTGATATTGTTACAAGGCGGATATGCGATATATATAATATGCAATATAGGGAGATGACAAGGTATTGTAGTCAGGTTAGGACTGCGGTTTATAAAATAACTCACAGGGATGTAAGGAGATGCATATTTCCTGTTGAAAAAGGACATGTATTAGTTATAAACATAATTGTACCTCTAATTATAGCTCTCAGGAATATGGATACAAGTAAATATAATAATTTTGTCAATGGAAAAGATTACGAACCATTAATGACACTGTTTTCAGAAGAAGATAATTGCTTAGAAATATTGAGATATTTTCTTAATAATAAGGATTCTTCTGAAGAAAAAGAAGATAAAATAAAAATAACAAAAGATGAAATGTTAATGAAAGTATATAATGCAATTTTTAATAATGACAAAGAATATAAATCTGGTGTTATGATCGGAGGATGTGAATTTGACAACAAAACGAAAGAATTTGCTATTAGATGTTCTAATATGATGACCAGTAGTGCAGATTACAGTATTTAG